A genomic stretch from Malus domestica chromosome 15, GDT2T_hap1 includes:
- the LOC139191822 gene encoding uncharacterized protein, whose protein sequence is MQLMDVVTVYLYGDLDTKIDMKVPKELPLTGSNSSRPWNTLWIETILADVKSHSGFAIVAVYVDDMNLIGTAVELKEIAAHLKSDFEMKDLGKTRYCLCWRLSIVQMES, encoded by the exons atgcaactTATGGATGTGGTAACtgtgtatctctatggggatctagatacaaAAATCGACATGAAAGTTCCAAAAgaacttccattgactggttcaaatagttctagaccatggAACActctatggattgaaacaatcctGGCGGACGTG aagtcacattctggatttgcaatcgttgcagtttatgtcgatgacatgaacctcattggaACTGCTGTAGAGCTTAAGGAAATTGCCGCGCACTTAAAATCAgattttgagatgaaagatcttgggaaaactcgatattgtctctGTTGGAGATTGAGCATTGTTCAGATGGAATCATAA
- the LOC103401211 gene encoding uncharacterized protein, with protein sequence MESYSSSSSASYTATKGSISNSKQLPYHQSSLHSVRKSSSKPWKKPAVAPVPPTPPRIYKVDPINFRELVQSLTCAPEFMETRSLQSVAPPPIDIRVSSVPKPVPSSPKISSPFSVMYKDLSDTLELSPMPRHQKVHDSTVDSSYLRLNLQSPSSHHWFSFPLLSPGTLSSIEQSTVL encoded by the coding sequence ATGGAATCttattcctcttcctcttcagcCTCCTACACCGCCACGAAGGGTTCAATTTCAAACTCAAAGCAGCTTCCCTATCACCAGTCATCACTCCACTCGGTTCGAAAATCTTCGTcgaagccatggaagaagcctGCGGTTGCACCAGTCCCACCAACCCCACCAAGAATCTACAAAGTTGACCCCATTAACTTCAGGGAGCTTGTCCAGAGCCTCACCTGCGCGCCGGAGTTTATGGAGACTCGGTCTCTCCAGAGCGTAGCGCCTCCTCCAATCGATATCCGTGTGTCTTCTGTACCAAAACCTGTCCCTTCTTCACCAAAAATTAGCTCACCATTTTCGGTTATGTACAAGGACTTGTCGGATACTTTGGAGCTGAGTCCGATGCCTCGCCATCAGAAGGTGCATGATAGCACGGTGGACTCGAGCTATCTGAGACTGAATTTGCAGTCCCCATCTTCCCATCATTGGTTTTCTTTCCCTCTGCTGAGCCCAGGGACTTTGTCCAGTATCGAACAAAGCACAGTTCTTTAA